From Candidatus Finniella inopinata, one genomic window encodes:
- a CDS encoding ATP-dependent RecD-like DNA helicase: MVTSAPILHVETIAGLVERVTFHNAETGFGVLKVQVKGKKDLVTLIGHTPAIATGEFVQASGSWIHDRQHGLQFKAQSLTVTAPTTLEGMQKYLGSGMIRGIGPVYAKKLLAAFKENVFQVIEETPERLLRVPGIGRSKMEQIVKSWSDQRIIRDIMVFLHSHGISTNRSVRIYKTYGAKAIQVLSENPYQLAKDIRGIGFVSADQIAANLGIEKTSLIRARAGLSYALTTAMEQGHCGLPKDKLMTLSEKLLEIPQDIIDQALKLELTQGDIVEELVEGEQCIFLKGLFLAEKNITSRLLKLQKGQLPWPAINPVLAIQWVEQKANISLSDTQKQAVEKAIASKLLVITGGPGVGKTTLINAILKILATKKTRIALTAPTGRAAKRLSEATGLEARTLHRLLETNPTQGGFKRDEDYPLDYDLVVVDEVSMVDVPLMNALVKALRPSCALFLVGDADQLPSVGPGQVLVDLIRSETLPVIHLTEIFRQAQNSRIITTAHAINQGRMPDLAVQSLDSDFYFIEAEEPEGALDKMLKLVTQRIPKRFKLNPLSDIQVLCPMTRGLVGTRNMNVELQKILNPPSQASINRFGWSYSVGDKVMQIQNNYDKEVYNGDIGFIQSINMDDAQLTISFDNRPIDYEFDELDEIILAYATTIHKSQGSEYPAVVIPLMMQHFTMLQKNLVYTGITRGKKLVILVGQKKALGMAVKNKSHLKRTSTLFTRLTA, from the coding sequence ATGGTAACGTCAGCTCCAATCCTTCACGTTGAAACTATCGCCGGTCTGGTTGAAAGGGTAACTTTTCACAATGCCGAGACGGGCTTTGGCGTTTTAAAAGTGCAGGTGAAGGGAAAGAAGGATTTGGTGACCCTGATTGGGCATACTCCGGCCATTGCAACGGGGGAGTTTGTTCAAGCTTCTGGCTCCTGGATTCATGATCGCCAGCATGGCCTGCAGTTCAAGGCGCAATCCCTGACCGTGACGGCCCCTACAACGCTGGAGGGGATGCAGAAATACTTAGGATCTGGCATGATTCGGGGCATCGGCCCTGTCTATGCTAAAAAGTTGCTGGCCGCCTTTAAAGAGAATGTTTTCCAAGTTATCGAAGAAACGCCAGAACGCCTTTTGAGAGTTCCTGGCATTGGCCGCTCCAAAATGGAACAAATTGTCAAAAGTTGGTCCGATCAAAGGATCATTCGCGACATTATGGTGTTTTTGCACAGCCACGGCATCAGCACCAATCGATCGGTCAGAATTTACAAGACGTATGGCGCCAAGGCCATTCAGGTACTATCCGAAAACCCATACCAATTGGCCAAAGACATTCGTGGAATTGGCTTTGTCAGTGCCGATCAAATCGCGGCAAATTTAGGCATTGAAAAGACGTCGTTGATACGGGCCCGTGCTGGTTTGTCCTACGCCCTCACGACAGCCATGGAGCAGGGTCATTGTGGTTTGCCAAAAGATAAATTGATGACTTTATCCGAAAAGCTTTTGGAAATCCCGCAAGATATCATCGATCAGGCTTTAAAGCTGGAATTGACTCAAGGCGACATTGTGGAGGAACTGGTGGAGGGGGAACAGTGCATCTTTTTAAAGGGCCTTTTTTTGGCTGAAAAAAATATAACCAGCCGTTTATTGAAACTGCAGAAAGGCCAGCTTCCTTGGCCTGCCATCAACCCCGTTTTGGCCATTCAGTGGGTTGAACAAAAGGCAAACATTTCCCTGTCCGATACACAAAAACAGGCGGTTGAAAAGGCGATCGCCTCTAAGCTTTTGGTCATTACCGGCGGGCCAGGTGTGGGAAAGACCACCTTGATTAATGCCATTTTGAAAATACTGGCAACCAAAAAAACGCGCATTGCCTTGACGGCCCCCACCGGCAGGGCGGCTAAAAGGCTCAGCGAGGCAACAGGGCTTGAGGCCAGAACCCTCCACCGTCTTTTAGAGACCAATCCGACCCAGGGGGGGTTCAAAAGGGACGAAGATTATCCGCTGGATTATGATCTGGTGGTGGTCGATGAAGTATCCATGGTTGATGTGCCGTTGATGAATGCGCTTGTCAAAGCGTTGCGCCCCTCGTGCGCCCTTTTCCTGGTGGGCGATGCCGATCAATTACCCTCGGTCGGGCCCGGGCAGGTGTTGGTCGATTTGATTCGATCAGAAACTTTGCCCGTGATTCATCTGACCGAAATCTTTAGACAGGCGCAGAACAGCCGCATCATCACCACCGCCCATGCCATCAATCAAGGCCGCATGCCTGATTTGGCCGTTCAAAGCCTGGACAGCGATTTTTACTTTATCGAGGCAGAGGAGCCTGAGGGGGCCTTGGATAAAATGCTGAAACTGGTCACCCAGCGTATTCCGAAGCGGTTCAAGCTTAATCCGTTGTCTGACATTCAAGTGCTGTGCCCCATGACCCGTGGTTTGGTGGGTACCCGTAATATGAATGTGGAATTACAAAAGATTTTGAACCCCCCTTCACAGGCCAGCATCAATCGATTTGGATGGTCGTACAGTGTGGGTGATAAAGTCATGCAGATTCAAAATAACTATGACAAAGAGGTTTATAACGGCGACATCGGCTTTATCCAGTCGATTAATATGGATGATGCGCAATTGACTATCAGTTTTGATAATCGCCCTATTGATTATGAATTTGACGAGTTGGATGAGATTATTCTGGCCTATGCCACCACCATCCACAAATCACAGGGGTCAGAATACCCGGCTGTTGTCATTCCGTTAATGATGCAGCACTTCACCATGTTGCAAAAAAACCTGGTTTATACGGGCATCACCCGGGGTAAAAAATTGGTTATCTTGGTGGGGCAAAAGAAGGCCTTGGGCATGGCCGTGAAAAACAAGAGTCATCTGAAGCGCACCTCCACGCTGTTTACGCGATTGACGGCTTAG
- a CDS encoding DEAD/DEAH box helicase, producing the protein MNFLELGLSPALCKTLETIGYTTPTPIQQQTIPHVLQGKDVLASAQTGTGKTASFLLPLIQKLLDTPGRARLARAVILEPTRELALQVMQSFQAFTADVPLKAALLVGGESMLEQQKILGRGVDILIATPGRLLDLIERGQIMLLGIQYVIIDEADRMLDMGFIPDINRLMAALPPQKQTLLFSATFPNEIKKLADTYLKTPEHIHITPENRTAATIKQYFLKVGPLEKREALRYVLEKFAKDEQCIVFCNRKRDISLLLTALKKYGYQTAALHGDLAQSARSETVKQFKEGVIKILVASDIAARGLDVENLSLVVNFDIPHQPEDYVHRIGRTGRAGQLGIAFSLVSPHDQKAWQAVEKSIDQKLEPFEWEAPVKVLEKPVPRVAAQPNRTKEQQQQPPRPRENDRMPYKKHPSQDDFGFDSVVGFGDFVPAFMLTTFQLNEMATAAQDTQ; encoded by the coding sequence ATGAACTTTTTGGAATTGGGCCTTTCGCCCGCTTTATGTAAAACCCTTGAAACAATAGGGTATACGACCCCAACGCCTATTCAGCAACAAACCATCCCCCATGTTTTGCAAGGTAAAGACGTTTTAGCATCGGCCCAAACGGGCACCGGCAAGACAGCGTCATTTCTGTTACCTTTGATCCAAAAATTGCTTGATACGCCTGGTCGCGCGCGCTTGGCACGGGCGGTTATTTTGGAACCCACACGGGAACTTGCCTTACAGGTTATGCAAAGTTTTCAGGCTTTTACGGCGGACGTGCCCTTAAAAGCTGCTTTGTTGGTAGGCGGGGAATCAATGCTTGAGCAGCAAAAGATTTTAGGCCGCGGAGTCGATATCTTGATTGCGACCCCTGGGCGCTTGCTTGACCTTATTGAACGGGGTCAAATCATGTTGCTGGGAATTCAGTATGTCATTATTGACGAAGCGGATCGCATGTTAGATATGGGATTCATTCCTGACATCAACCGTTTGATGGCGGCCTTGCCCCCTCAAAAGCAAACTTTATTATTCAGTGCCACGTTCCCGAATGAGATCAAAAAACTTGCTGATACGTATTTAAAAACGCCTGAACATATTCATATAACACCAGAAAATCGGACTGCAGCGACGATCAAGCAGTATTTCTTAAAGGTTGGCCCCTTAGAAAAACGCGAAGCTTTGCGGTATGTTCTGGAAAAGTTCGCCAAGGATGAACAGTGTATCGTTTTTTGTAATCGTAAAAGAGATATTAGCTTACTGCTGACGGCATTAAAAAAATATGGCTATCAAACGGCTGCATTGCATGGCGACCTGGCTCAATCAGCACGCAGCGAAACGGTCAAGCAGTTCAAAGAAGGGGTCATCAAAATCTTGGTTGCCAGCGACATAGCTGCCCGTGGCTTGGATGTGGAAAATTTAAGCCTGGTTGTTAACTTTGACATTCCCCATCAACCGGAAGATTATGTCCACCGTATTGGCCGCACAGGCCGGGCTGGCCAATTGGGAATTGCCTTTAGTCTCGTCAGCCCTCATGACCAAAAAGCTTGGCAGGCTGTTGAAAAGTCCATCGATCAGAAACTGGAACCTTTTGAATGGGAAGCCCCTGTTAAGGTTTTGGAAAAACCTGTGCCAAGGGTGGCCGCACAGCCCAACAGAACAAAAGAACAACAACAACAACCCCCACGGCCGAGAGAAAACGATCGCATGCCTTACAAAAAACACCCCAGTCAGGACGATTTTGGTTTCGACTCAGTTGTAGGATTTGGCGACTTTGTGCCAGCGTTTATGTTAACAACCTTCCAACTTAATGAAATGGCCACCGCAGCCCAGGATACTCAATAA
- the rpiB gene encoding ribose 5-phosphate isomerase B — protein sequence MSEVIGSTSVIVFGCDHAGFLLQQHLMEKVKAHGFHVIDCGTDDELSVDYPDFAERVAERILHQKAEKGILICGTGMGMAIAANRHRGIRAACCYDANQATIARQHNDINVLCLGSRLSDEAVAFECVMAFLKTDFDGGRHQRRLDKIDKNAA from the coding sequence ATGAGTGAGGTTATCGGTAGCACTTCTGTTATCGTCTTTGGCTGTGATCATGCCGGCTTTTTGCTTCAACAACACTTGATGGAAAAAGTGAAGGCGCATGGTTTTCACGTCATTGACTGCGGCACTGACGATGAGTTGTCGGTTGATTACCCTGACTTTGCAGAACGGGTGGCCGAGAGGATCCTTCATCAAAAGGCTGAAAAAGGGATTCTGATTTGTGGTACCGGAATGGGTATGGCGATTGCCGCTAACCGGCACCGAGGCATTCGTGCCGCGTGCTGTTATGATGCCAATCAGGCAACCATCGCCCGCCAACATAACGACATCAATGTCTTGTGCCTGGGCAGTCGTCTTAGCGATGAAGCTGTTGCTTTTGAATGCGTTATGGCTTTTTTGAAAACTGATTTCGACGGTGGGCGTCATCAACGACGCCTTGATAAAATTGACAAGAATGCTGCTTAA
- the rsfS gene encoding ribosome silencing factor, which translates to MLNELQMVTLSPPELIELITEILDDRKALDIVILDLKDRGAIVDYMIIASATSGRQVGALADTLSQSLKQRGILPVVEGMAQADWVLVDAGDVWVHIFKPDIRLFYNLEKMWSGAQVPSDLIVA; encoded by the coding sequence ATGCTGAATGAACTTCAAATGGTAACGCTATCTCCACCTGAATTGATAGAGTTGATAACCGAGATTCTAGACGATAGAAAAGCTCTTGATATTGTAATCCTGGACTTAAAGGATAGGGGAGCCATCGTTGATTATATGATAATTGCATCAGCCACCTCTGGCAGACAAGTTGGCGCCCTGGCCGATACCCTCAGCCAGAGTTTAAAGCAAAGAGGCATTTTACCTGTTGTGGAGGGCATGGCCCAAGCAGATTGGGTTTTGGTGGATGCAGGGGACGTTTGGGTCCATATTTTTAAGCCCGATATCCGCCTGTTTTATAATTTGGAAAAAATGTGGTCTGGCGCACAAGTTCCTTCAGACCTTATCGTTGCCTAA
- a CDS encoding AAA family ATPase, producing the protein MKWARVENPMISFIGRKEELASLNRMSKMHGPGLAVIKGRRRIGKSRLIEEFAKDKIFFSFSGLPPTTNVTAQNQRDVFAREFAQIFKLPPLSFSDWSDAFNHLTNYITEKPTVILFDEISWMGSKDPTFVGKLKIWWDLYLQHKPSLTLIFCGSVSTWIEKNIINSTAFFGRISLKITLTPFSLPECGQFLKSIGFKGSPFEIYEILSITGGIPWYLEKIIPSETVDTNLKNLCFKKDSIFVQEFDRIFHDLFDGHGKTHKEIVQELGAGNKTLADLRNALNYPRSGTFSEIVGDLITSGFVTKHYQWSIKTGAISKQSIYRLSDCYLRFYLKYIEPNRQRIEQGSFQDVALRQLPGWEAIMGLQVESLLLENRPLLLKSIGINPADIANDNPYLRQQTTRHRGCQIDYLIQTKTHTLYMCEFKFKRRDIGPEIIDLMKDKVSRFSPPSGFGVAPVFFHLSDVSEFVYDKNYFYKTINIADLLESLL; encoded by the coding sequence ATGAAATGGGCAAGAGTTGAAAATCCTATGATTTCTTTTATTGGTCGTAAAGAAGAGCTGGCAAGCCTTAATCGGATGAGCAAAATGCATGGGCCTGGACTGGCTGTCATCAAAGGACGACGGCGTATCGGGAAAAGTCGACTTATCGAAGAATTTGCCAAAGACAAAATATTTTTCAGTTTTTCTGGCCTGCCTCCTACAACAAATGTGACTGCCCAAAATCAACGAGATGTCTTTGCCAGAGAGTTTGCTCAAATTTTTAAGTTGCCCCCTCTATCCTTTTCTGATTGGAGCGACGCCTTCAATCATTTAACAAATTATATTACCGAAAAACCAACGGTGATTCTATTTGATGAAATCTCATGGATGGGTTCAAAAGATCCAACATTTGTAGGGAAGCTTAAAATTTGGTGGGACCTTTACCTTCAACATAAGCCAAGCTTAACGTTAATTTTTTGCGGTTCGGTCTCCACATGGATTGAAAAAAATATCATCAATAGCACAGCGTTTTTTGGACGTATTTCCCTAAAAATTACCCTGACACCTTTCTCTCTGCCAGAATGCGGGCAATTTCTGAAATCCATTGGTTTTAAAGGATCGCCCTTTGAAATTTATGAAATTCTTTCTATCACTGGGGGGATTCCTTGGTACCTTGAAAAAATCATCCCTTCTGAAACCGTTGATACCAATTTGAAAAATTTGTGCTTTAAAAAAGACAGTATTTTTGTTCAGGAATTTGATCGCATCTTTCATGATTTGTTTGATGGACATGGCAAAACCCATAAGGAAATAGTTCAGGAGTTAGGTGCCGGGAATAAGACACTGGCTGATTTGCGAAACGCACTCAATTATCCTCGTAGCGGTACTTTCAGTGAGATAGTTGGCGATCTTATAACGTCGGGTTTTGTCACGAAGCATTACCAATGGTCTATTAAAACTGGTGCCATAAGTAAACAAAGCATTTATCGACTCAGCGATTGTTATTTACGCTTTTACCTAAAATACATAGAACCCAACCGGCAAAGAATTGAACAAGGTAGTTTTCAAGATGTGGCCCTCAGGCAGCTTCCTGGTTGGGAGGCGATAATGGGGCTTCAGGTGGAAAGCCTGCTTCTTGAAAATCGCCCTCTTTTACTGAAATCTATTGGAATCAATCCCGCAGATATTGCAAATGACAATCCATACCTTAGGCAACAAACAACGCGACATCGTGGGTGTCAAATTGACTACTTAATTCAAACAAAGACCCACACCTTGTATATGTGCGAATTCAAATTTAAACGTCGCGATATTGGACCAGAGATTATTGATTTGATGAAGGATAAGGTATCTCGTTTTTCTCCCCCTTCTGGATTCGGGGTGGCGCCAGTCTTTTTCCACTTAAGCGATGTCTCTGAGTTTGTTTACGACAAAAACTATTTTTATAAAACGATCAATATCGCAGATTTACTGGAATCTCTTCTTTGA
- a CDS encoding 23S rRNA (pseudouridine(1915)-N(3))-methyltransferase RlmH: MKKAIIAIGSLKNRPEKALFDAFYKRLTPPPLIHEIVPKGHATSSQEADLMMTFVQPDDHVISLDEKGATLTTRGFKDYLNQREGSTRRCVFLIGGADGLDEKIKQRANFSLAFGAMTWPHLLVRVLLIEQLYRCQQIDSGHPYHRD, translated from the coding sequence ATGAAAAAAGCCATCATTGCCATTGGCAGCCTTAAAAACCGCCCTGAAAAGGCTTTGTTTGACGCGTTTTACAAACGCCTGACCCCTCCGCCCTTGATACATGAAATTGTCCCCAAGGGGCACGCGACATCATCGCAAGAGGCCGACCTGATGATGACCTTTGTCCAACCAGACGATCATGTGATCAGTTTGGACGAAAAAGGGGCAACACTGACAACCCGAGGATTCAAGGATTATTTGAATCAACGGGAGGGTTCCACCAGACGGTGTGTTTTTCTAATTGGTGGTGCAGATGGCCTGGACGAGAAAATCAAGCAACGGGCAAACTTTTCTTTGGCATTTGGCGCCATGACCTGGCCCCATTTATTGGTTCGAGTTTTGTTAATAGAACAACTTTATCGATGTCAGCAAATTGACAGCGGGCACCCTTATCATCGGGATTAA
- a CDS encoding IS5 family transposase (programmed frameshift): MRRYALRDDQWDRIKGMLPGREGYVGATAKDNRLFIEAVLYRYRAGIPWRDLPERFGDFRVIHLRHSRWSQSGVWKKIFELLSQDADNEYAMIDSSIVRAHQHSAGAKKKNSADQAIGRSKGGLSTKIHATCDALGNPTGFYLTAGQDHDLEGADALIDNLTQAGAVLADKAYDADERMRKKLEEKGCEAVIPPKKNRINPCSYDKDLYKARHLIENFFDKLKQYRAIATRYDKTARNFLGAIHLVAAAIWLN; this comes from the exons GTGAGACGCTACGCATTACGGGATGATCAATGGGATCGCATTAAGGGTATGCTACCTGGAAGGGAAGGATATGTTGGTGCAACAGCAAAAGACAATCGCCTATTTATAGAAGCCGTTCTATATCGATATCGAGCTGGAATTCCGTGGCGTGATTTACCGGAACGTTTTGGGGATTTTAGAGTTATTCATCTACGCCATTCGAGGTGGAGCCAATCAGGTGTGTGGAAGAAAATTTTTGAGCTATTAAGCCAAGATGCTGACAATGAATACGCTATGATTGATTCAAGTATAGTGCGTGCTCATCAGCACAGTGCTGGTGCTAAAAAAAAGAAT TCAGCTGACCAAGCGATTGGACGAAGCAAAGGAGGATTAAGCACCAAAATTCATGCCACCTGTGATGCGTTGGGAAATCCAACAGGGTTTTATTTAACAGCCGGACAAGATCACGATTTAGAAGGTGCCGATGCCTTAATAGATAACCTTACGCAAGCTGGTGCCGTCTTAGCTGACAAGGCTTATGACGCAGACGAACGTATGAGAAAAAAACTTGAAGAGAAAGGATGTGAGGCGGTCATTCCCCCAAAAAAGAATAGGATCAACCCTTGTTCGTATGATAAAGACCTCTACAAGGCCCGGCACCTCATCGAAAACTTCTTCGACAAACTTAAACAATACAGAGCCATAGCCACTCGATATGATAAAACAGCTCGAAACTTCCTGGGAGCCATACATTTGGTTGCTGCGGCTATTTGGCTTAATTGA
- a CDS encoding carbohydrate-binding module family 20 domain-containing protein, giving the protein MTRPSADVAFSCSSQTLLGENVFVGGNHPLLGNWAPRPDAFNALLNMSNDGTSSYPTWNSLTMRFPVNLTLEYKFGKTWQDSQKINVWEPGDNQQLTVTASS; this is encoded by the coding sequence ATGACACGCCCTAGTGCTGACGTGGCTTTTTCATGTTCATCACAAACCCTTTTGGGAGAAAATGTTTTTGTCGGTGGGAACCATCCTCTGTTGGGGAATTGGGCACCCCGTCCTGATGCATTTAACGCTCTATTGAATATGAGTAATGATGGAACCTCAAGCTACCCAACCTGGAATTCTCTGACTATGCGCTTTCCTGTAAACCTGACTTTAGAATATAAATTTGGTAAAACATGGCAGGATTCTCAAAAAATAAACGTATGGGAACCTGGAGACAACCAACAGCTTACTGTAACCGCAAGCAGCTAA
- a CDS encoding CCA tRNA nucleotidyltransferase — protein MGVINDALIKLTRMLLNQPAIQTLFKVLKPFDARLVGGCVRDSLLGLKSIDIDVAVAAPPEQISQHLRQQGIKVIPTGIEFGTITAVIHHQGFQITSLRQDVKTDGRHAQVSFGTDWVEDAKRRDFTMNALSLDAQGTLYDYFEGEADLKAGIIRFIGDADQRIREDYLRILRYYRFLAYFGKGDPAPIPALHNLRVGLKQLSVERVQQEILKLLAAPHPEQALALMQNDDIFQVLYDQPVDLSFLQRLFEIERMWKLTPEPLRRLWALFQSKASGFYETYFRISHTQLGFLKQMNLWIKKTDRRWVLYKQGYGFFESWCVLKDDLNPDHIRANLEWAKTQPPLIFPLKGQDLLSQGIPAGPEMGRLLACCEQWWVENDFNPDQQECLAYCGTIRDF, from the coding sequence GTGGGCGTCATCAACGACGCCTTGATAAAATTGACAAGAATGCTGCTTAACCAGCCGGCCATCCAAACCTTGTTCAAGGTTCTAAAACCTTTCGACGCGCGATTGGTTGGGGGATGTGTGAGGGATTCTTTGCTTGGCTTGAAAAGTATCGATATCGATGTGGCTGTGGCTGCGCCACCTGAACAAATTTCGCAACACCTTCGCCAACAGGGCATTAAAGTCATCCCCACCGGCATCGAATTTGGCACCATCACGGCGGTGATTCATCATCAAGGATTTCAGATTACCAGCCTGCGCCAAGATGTGAAAACCGATGGCCGTCATGCCCAGGTTTCGTTTGGAACCGATTGGGTGGAGGACGCCAAGCGTCGTGATTTTACAATGAACGCTTTATCCTTGGATGCTCAAGGGACCCTGTATGATTATTTTGAAGGTGAAGCTGACTTAAAAGCAGGAATCATCCGTTTTATTGGCGATGCGGATCAGCGCATCCGCGAGGATTATCTGCGCATTTTACGCTATTATCGTTTTTTGGCCTATTTTGGAAAAGGCGATCCCGCCCCCATTCCAGCCCTTCATAATTTAAGGGTTGGTTTAAAACAGTTGTCTGTTGAGCGCGTTCAGCAGGAGATTTTGAAATTGCTGGCGGCCCCCCATCCGGAGCAGGCATTAGCGTTGATGCAAAACGACGACATTTTTCAAGTTCTTTATGATCAACCGGTTGATTTAAGCTTTCTGCAACGGTTGTTTGAAATCGAGCGGATGTGGAAGCTGACCCCTGAACCATTGCGTCGCCTGTGGGCCCTTTTTCAAAGTAAAGCTTCCGGATTTTATGAAACCTACTTCCGCATTAGCCATACCCAATTGGGGTTTTTAAAACAGATGAACCTTTGGATAAAAAAGACTGACAGGCGCTGGGTTTTGTACAAACAAGGCTATGGTTTTTTTGAAAGTTGGTGTGTGCTAAAGGACGACCTCAATCCGGACCACATAAGGGCCAACTTGGAATGGGCGAAGACTCAGCCGCCCTTGATTTTCCCCCTTAAAGGGCAAGATTTGTTAAGCCAGGGAATTCCCGCCGGCCCCGAAATGGGAAGGTTGTTGGCGTGTTGTGAACAATGGTGGGTTGAAAATGACTTCAACCCTGACCAACAAGAATGCCTGGCTTATTGCGGAACAATAAGGGACTTTTGA